A single window of Deinococcus sp. KSM4-11 DNA harbors:
- a CDS encoding enolase C-terminal domain-like protein: MTGPDTPGTDFMPTGVTVQRVEGWPFRLPLRSALAWGAHSAMTAAEHVLVRVTLSDGTVGIAEAPPRPTIYGETPASVVAILAHLEGSLRGVDIADTAALNRGRNSVANNHTARGALDMALHDARARAQGTSLFDTLLGPNLRVRVSFILGIAPPADMLAEAREVVAAGVRCLKVKVGRNHVKDLAVIRDLRAEYGDAVQLYADSNETLTADRAPDILAAMKDAGLTYVEEPLPVRDLRARAELHAQGVLPIVADDSCFTPADLERELDFGTFDILNVKTARNGFTDGLGMLRRASAQGRRGMVGSQASSGLGTLHAALLSTQGEVTEPCELSFVLKLREDLLSAPVTFNDGWLDVPALRDHALDPERVARYRV; this comes from the coding sequence ATGACCGGCCCGGACACGCCGGGCACGGACTTCATGCCGACGGGCGTGACCGTGCAGCGCGTCGAGGGCTGGCCCTTCCGGCTGCCGCTGCGGTCGGCGCTGGCGTGGGGCGCGCACTCGGCCATGACCGCCGCCGAGCACGTCCTGGTGCGGGTGACCCTCTCGGACGGCACGGTGGGCATCGCGGAGGCCCCGCCGCGCCCGACCATCTACGGCGAGACGCCCGCGAGCGTGGTCGCCATCCTGGCCCACCTGGAGGGCAGCCTGCGCGGCGTGGACATTGCGGACACGGCCGCCCTGAACCGGGGGCGGAACTCGGTGGCGAACAACCACACGGCGCGCGGAGCCCTCGACATGGCCCTGCACGACGCCCGCGCCCGCGCCCAGGGCACGAGCCTGTTCGACACCCTCCTGGGGCCCAATCTCCGTGTGCGCGTCAGTTTCATCCTGGGCATCGCGCCGCCCGCCGACATGCTCGCCGAGGCGCGCGAGGTCGTGGCGGCGGGCGTGCGCTGCCTGAAGGTGAAGGTCGGCCGGAACCACGTCAAGGACCTCGCGGTGATCCGCGACCTGCGGGCCGAATACGGGGACGCCGTGCAGCTGTACGCCGACTCGAACGAGACCCTGACGGCCGACCGCGCGCCGGACATCCTGGCGGCCATGAAGGACGCGGGCCTGACCTACGTGGAGGAACCGCTGCCCGTGCGCGACCTGCGGGCCCGCGCCGAGTTGCACGCGCAGGGCGTGCTGCCCATCGTCGCGGACGATTCCTGTTTCACACCCGCCGATCTGGAACGCGAACTGGACTTCGGCACTTTCGACATCCTGAATGTGAAAACGGCCCGCAACGGCTTCACGGACGGCCTGGGCATGCTGCGCCGCGCCTCTGCGCAGGGCCGGCGCGGCATGGTGGGCTCGCAGGCGAGCAGTGGCCTGGGCACCCTGCACGCCGCGCTCCTGTCTACTCAGGGCGAGGTGACCGAGCCGTGCGAACTGAGCTTCGTGCTCAAGCTGCGGGAGGATCTGCTAAGCGCACCTGTGACCTTCAACGACGGCTGGCTCGATGTTCCGGCTCTGCGCGACCATGCCCTCGACCCGGAGCGCGTGGCCCGTTACCGCGTGTGA
- a CDS encoding ATPase, protein MTASMTLPFLRTEPPPPATFEARLGDLALTVLVGVTGVGKSTALGALGGERVLPDRRRVTDAVMILPHAPQGVADREERFRLTAAYRQGHPGGMAQALGSLVGDTRHWGQRPVFDGLRGLDEVQYAATTYPAWRFVALGAPDSVRVRRLLGRADSFDRVKGGATGTDLRAALDALTGIDSVFTPEQRDALAALPGEGFAPADVLAKVRIVVSERRNYDPAAAEAFLGTLGPQRALLLDTVALDAAQVGQAVRAWA, encoded by the coding sequence GTGACCGCCAGCATGACCCTGCCCTTCCTGCGGACTGAACCGCCACCCCCGGCCACCTTCGAGGCGCGGCTGGGCGACCTCGCGCTGACCGTGCTGGTGGGCGTGACCGGCGTGGGCAAGAGCACCGCGCTGGGCGCCCTGGGCGGCGAACGCGTGCTGCCGGACCGCCGCCGCGTGACGGACGCCGTGATGATCCTGCCGCACGCGCCGCAGGGCGTGGCAGACCGTGAGGAACGCTTCCGCCTGACCGCCGCGTACCGCCAGGGGCATCCGGGCGGCATGGCGCAGGCGCTGGGATCCCTGGTGGGCGACACCCGCCACTGGGGGCAGCGGCCGGTGTTCGACGGCCTGCGCGGCCTGGACGAGGTGCAGTACGCGGCGACCACCTACCCCGCGTGGCGCTTCGTGGCGCTGGGCGCGCCGGACAGCGTGCGGGTGCGACGCCTGCTGGGCCGCGCCGACAGTTTCGACCGCGTGAAGGGCGGCGCGACCGGCACAGACCTGCGCGCCGCCCTGGACGCCCTGACCGGGATCGACAGCGTGTTCACGCCGGAGCAGCGGGACGCCCTGGCAGCCCTGCCAGGCGAGGGGTTCGCGCCAGCCGACGTGCTCGCGAAGGTGCGGATCGTGGTGAGCGAGCGCCGCAATTACGATCCGGCCGCCGCCGAGGCCTTCCTGGGCACCCTCGGGCCGCAGCGGGCCCTGCTGCTGGATACCGTGGCGCTGGACGCCGCACAGGTCGGGCAGGCTGTGCGGGCGTGGGCATGA